One stretch of Rosistilla oblonga DNA includes these proteins:
- a CDS encoding dienelactone hydrolase family protein: MRYVFAVLFASLVSLHTATAEVQTKTVQYTDGDVTLEGFVAWDPEKAGANAPGVLVVHQWMGLSDYEKGRCKQLAELGYVAFAADIYGKGIRPANRQDAAKQAGVYKNDRDLYRRRLNLGLDQLLKIENVSADKVAAIGYCFGGTGALELARSGAKIGGVVSFHGGLDSPTPADGKNIEAKLLICHGADDPFVPADDIEAFKAELNAADVDWQMVYYSGAVHSFTQPMAGNDNSAGAAYNPRADRRSWNAMRVFFTELFAGK, encoded by the coding sequence ATGCGATACGTGTTTGCCGTTCTGTTCGCCTCCCTGGTCAGCTTGCACACGGCGACTGCCGAAGTCCAAACCAAGACTGTCCAGTACACCGATGGCGATGTCACGCTGGAAGGTTTTGTGGCTTGGGATCCCGAGAAAGCTGGAGCAAATGCTCCCGGCGTGTTGGTCGTGCATCAATGGATGGGGCTTTCCGATTACGAAAAGGGACGCTGCAAACAATTGGCCGAACTCGGCTACGTCGCGTTCGCTGCGGATATCTACGGCAAGGGGATTCGTCCCGCCAACCGGCAGGATGCCGCAAAGCAAGCGGGCGTCTACAAAAATGATCGCGATCTGTATCGCCGCCGCTTGAACCTTGGGCTGGACCAGCTGCTGAAAATCGAGAACGTTTCGGCCGACAAAGTCGCCGCGATCGGGTACTGCTTCGGCGGCACCGGCGCGTTGGAACTGGCTCGCAGCGGCGCCAAGATCGGTGGCGTCGTCAGCTTCCACGGCGGCTTGGATTCTCCCACGCCAGCGGACGGGAAAAACATCGAAGCCAAATTGCTGATCTGCCACGGAGCGGACGATCCGTTTGTTCCGGCTGACGATATCGAAGCCTTCAAAGCCGAACTAAACGCCGCCGACGTCGATTGGCAGATGGTTTATTACTCCGGCGCCGTCCATTCGTTCACGCAGCCGATGGCGGGCAACGACAATTCGGCCGGTGCGGCTTACAATCCGCGCGCCGACCGACGATCATGGAATGCAATGCGAGTCTTCTTCACGGAATTATTCGCCGGCAAATAG
- a CDS encoding neutral/alkaline non-lysosomal ceramidase N-terminal domain-containing protein: protein MPLPTKLLRVAAFLFLVTTTCVADDLRVGVADVDITPLESYPMAGYFHERLSTGQRDPLRAKAIVMRDGETACAVAFCDMLGVSRDLYEEVRDQAAKATGIAPDQIVVSATHAHTAPDYFAELYRVQQQPDSEASKKSYAKYLSNQIVAAIVQANAAAVPVSIACGQTNQETPVSFNRRFVMRDGSVATWQNHRNPKVVRAAGPIDPEIGLLMFRSAADDQPLGVMSNFALHLDTVGGTQWSADFPFYIEQALRKHLGEQTISLFGAGTCGDINHSNPNQKERNKCDMIGGSLATTIVDALPTLTKIDSPRLQVSHAVVQLPLQEVSPLEIERAQQLIPAAEAGEKIAMMDRVAAYRALHLYQLRHGEPVPDITPRRQVHSLRGVGASLPVDVTTIALGDQAAIVFLPGEVFVDIGLAIKRGSPYPTTLVVELANSNETMYIPTRGAFAGGGYEVINSAVAPGSGEMLIESALTQLRQLATPGQ from the coding sequence ATGCCTCTGCCTACCAAGTTACTCCGCGTTGCAGCGTTCCTGTTTCTTGTCACCACAACCTGCGTCGCGGACGATCTGCGGGTGGGAGTGGCCGATGTCGATATCACGCCTTTGGAGTCGTATCCGATGGCGGGATATTTTCACGAGCGGTTGTCGACTGGCCAGCGGGATCCGCTGCGTGCCAAGGCGATTGTGATGCGTGACGGTGAGACAGCTTGTGCAGTCGCGTTCTGCGACATGCTCGGTGTCTCGCGCGACCTGTACGAAGAGGTCCGCGATCAAGCGGCCAAAGCGACGGGGATTGCTCCCGATCAGATCGTCGTTTCGGCGACGCATGCGCACACCGCGCCGGACTACTTCGCCGAACTGTATCGGGTTCAACAGCAACCCGATTCCGAAGCTTCGAAAAAGAGTTATGCGAAATACTTAAGCAACCAGATCGTCGCGGCGATCGTGCAAGCCAACGCTGCCGCAGTGCCGGTCAGCATCGCTTGCGGGCAAACGAACCAAGAGACTCCCGTCTCGTTCAATCGTCGATTTGTGATGCGTGACGGCAGCGTTGCCACGTGGCAAAACCATCGCAATCCGAAAGTCGTCCGAGCGGCGGGTCCGATCGATCCCGAGATCGGATTGCTGATGTTTCGCTCGGCAGCCGACGATCAACCGCTGGGCGTCATGAGCAACTTTGCGTTGCACCTAGATACCGTCGGCGGAACCCAGTGGAGTGCCGATTTCCCGTTTTACATCGAACAAGCACTCCGCAAGCATTTGGGCGAACAAACCATCTCGCTGTTTGGTGCGGGAACCTGCGGCGACATCAATCACTCCAACCCGAACCAAAAGGAACGGAACAAGTGTGATATGATCGGCGGCTCGCTGGCGACAACGATCGTCGACGCGTTGCCGACGCTTACTAAAATCGATTCGCCGCGTCTGCAAGTCTCACACGCCGTGGTCCAGTTGCCGTTGCAAGAGGTTTCGCCACTGGAAATCGAACGAGCCCAGCAATTGATCCCCGCAGCCGAAGCGGGTGAAAAGATCGCGATGATGGATCGGGTCGCGGCCTACAGAGCGTTGCATTTGTATCAACTGCGGCACGGGGAACCCGTTCCCGATATCACGCCTCGCCGTCAGGTGCACAGCCTGCGTGGCGTCGGGGCGTCGCTGCCGGTCGATGTGACCACGATCGCGTTGGGTGATCAAGCGGCGATCGTTTTCCTGCCCGGTGAGGTCTTCGTCGACATCGGTCTGGCGATCAAACGCGGATCTCCCTATCCAACGACACTGGTCGTCGAACTGGCCAACAGCAACGAGACGATGTACATCCCCACTCGCGGCGCTTTCGCGGGGGGCGGATATGAAGTCATCAACTCTGCGGTCGCACCTGGCAGCGGAGAGATGTTGATCGAATCGGCGTTGACACAGTTGCGACAATTGGCGACGCCAGGCCAATAG
- a CDS encoding ThuA domain-containing protein, with product MLRTLLLLLLALVPLSAGAAEKLKALIVDGQNNHEDWPKTTVMMKRYLEETGRFTVDVRRTQYTWNGGKLLDDYPLNDGRKYQSLSKPKSDPDFKPTFSDYDVVINNFGHSAAAWPKETQTALDKFVHSGGGLVVVHAADNAFSEWPQYNKMIGLGGWGGRNEKSGPYVFIDAEGKTVRDTSPGRSGAHGPQHEYQIVVRNPDHPITRGLPRSWMHTKDELYQQLRGPADKMTILATAFAAENFKGTGRHEPIMMTIDYGKGRVYHTPMGHADYSMECVGFITTLIRGTEWAATGDVTLTEVPKDFPTFETASKRSFE from the coding sequence ATGCTGCGTACCCTTTTACTGCTGTTACTAGCGCTGGTCCCGCTGTCCGCCGGAGCTGCTGAAAAGCTGAAGGCGCTGATCGTCGATGGTCAAAACAACCACGAAGACTGGCCCAAGACAACGGTCATGATGAAGCGGTATCTCGAAGAGACCGGGCGGTTCACCGTCGATGTGCGACGCACCCAATACACCTGGAACGGCGGAAAGCTGCTGGACGATTATCCGCTGAACGACGGACGCAAATACCAAAGCCTCAGCAAGCCGAAGTCCGACCCCGACTTCAAGCCAACCTTTTCCGATTACGACGTCGTGATCAACAACTTCGGTCACAGCGCGGCGGCTTGGCCCAAGGAGACGCAGACGGCATTGGACAAGTTCGTCCATTCCGGTGGCGGGTTGGTCGTGGTTCATGCGGCGGACAACGCGTTCTCCGAATGGCCACAGTACAACAAGATGATTGGGCTGGGTGGCTGGGGCGGCCGCAATGAGAAATCGGGGCCTTACGTGTTCATCGACGCCGAAGGCAAAACGGTTCGCGACACGTCGCCAGGGCGAAGCGGAGCTCACGGACCGCAGCACGAGTACCAGATCGTCGTCCGCAATCCGGACCATCCGATCACCCGCGGTTTGCCCCGTTCGTGGATGCACACCAAAGATGAACTGTATCAACAACTGCGGGGCCCAGCCGACAAGATGACGATCCTGGCAACCGCCTTTGCCGCCGAAAATTTCAAAGGGACCGGACGCCACGAACCGATCATGATGACGATCGATTACGGCAAGGGACGTGTCTACCACACGCCGATGGGACACGCCGATTATTCGATGGAATGCGTCGGGTTCATCACGACACTGATCCGCGGAACCGAATGGGCTGCGACGGGGGACGTCACCCTGACCGAAGTTCCCAAGGACTTCCCGACCTTCGAAACGGCGAGCAAGCGGTCGTTCGAATGA
- a CDS encoding RsmE family RNA methyltransferase yields the protein MSQRYLVPDLIGHSSVALTDDEAHHAAGVMRVKPGATLTLFDGQNNEAQATVESVSRKRVECRIDQIGEVDRESPRMLLIAVALPKGDRARSVIEKAVELGAHGFVPIVCRRSVARPSDGQRKRLERYVIDASKQCGRNRLMQIAPAIAWSDFVTADASALFDGTTIDPPADVQRIVADPTGVSADPSGQHPVLFAVGPEGGFDPEEIRSALDAGWSTISLGPRILRVETAVGALLSIAQ from the coding sequence ATGAGTCAACGGTATTTAGTTCCCGATCTGATCGGCCACTCAAGCGTCGCCCTGACCGACGATGAAGCGCATCATGCCGCCGGCGTGATGCGAGTTAAACCGGGGGCGACGCTGACCTTGTTCGACGGTCAAAACAACGAAGCTCAAGCGACCGTCGAATCGGTTTCTCGCAAGCGAGTGGAATGCCGGATCGATCAGATCGGCGAGGTCGATCGCGAATCGCCGCGGATGCTGTTGATCGCTGTGGCGCTCCCCAAAGGGGATCGCGCTCGCAGCGTGATCGAAAAAGCTGTCGAACTGGGAGCTCACGGCTTCGTGCCGATCGTCTGCCGCCGTTCGGTCGCTCGCCCCAGCGATGGCCAACGAAAGCGGCTTGAGCGGTACGTGATCGACGCCAGCAAACAGTGCGGGCGGAATCGTTTGATGCAGATCGCCCCGGCAATCGCTTGGTCCGATTTTGTCACCGCCGACGCGAGCGCGTTGTTCGACGGTACGACGATAGATCCACCGGCCGATGTGCAGCGGATCGTGGCCGACCCGACAGGCGTTTCAGCCGACCCGAGCGGCCAGCACCCGGTGTTGTTTGCCGTCGGTCCCGAAGGGGGCTTCGATCCCGAAGAGATTCGGTCGGCGCTCGATGCCGGATGGTCGACGATTTCGCTGGGACCGCGGATCTTACGAGTCGAAACTGCGGTCGGCGCGCTGCTGTCGATCGCTCAGTGA
- a CDS encoding TolC family protein, with product MQVIHKIIATFSIALPLGFAVAGDPVNPLAPVIGSDQSMQLWNRPAPVNRPAAARTALGYPAPAPPRHSGTSLGRPLPKRVQRVREPATPKPSATFVPAAVRLSIALNGPTPPEDETPSPSDRLPDSVLTQDSASQPQEVAPSQPAEDEQPATDDASATDPLEPPPLVDLPAIQLQPAENADASQQPLPDPPATSSPDVDEVPSIIHTQRLPKVQKPQPQRLPHIIGESQGSGPSLYDAFRLPNLDNQPHEPLQVAPLPPRSDPRLDSEITGIAIPDVPPMRRETIDPPRPDAVAEDLPPPAATPSQPLPQFEALLESITETPAADPQPAAPIEAIAPPRTASPQPEGASVVVDRVDPQPSLQRDGKWWDDEIRKPLLRFDRSQAMTLEDAYRAALRFSPELLSLTAEVDSRGYEVARLDAGFDWTVFVESIWAHEDDPVGDALAGAAGRLEANDYGTRFGGRQRNRLGGDLEIAHRTGFRDSNSSFFTPPDQANQRLSIDYTQPLLRGAGYQVNTSPVELSKFAHQVSVEDLQAGIEQQLQVVAVAYWNLVGVRGRFVQTRASWHRADKLLKIVEKRQQIDAGKDNMNRIRSAVASRYAATVSAEYDVVRAQEALLREIFGSNYAQQQGFEFVTTTLPPETGEASDVQHDVEVGLAYRPEVRRALKQIQSAAIENNVADNELLPVLNLVLSTYSASLRGNKQFGDAFRDQFVDSNPGISGGLTFEVPVYNRAANARQRQTVANLKRFEADLQGVAADIALEVRDRWLATAQAATDLDLKGRALVSAHEDLNYVNARMRYLADGTSFTDLYLDNILRAQDRLQASENSLLQSQINYGVAQIDLGRATGTLRQSLMGPPNVASFAEPQLVH from the coding sequence ATGCAGGTTATTCATAAGATCATCGCGACGTTCTCGATCGCTCTGCCGCTAGGTTTTGCAGTGGCTGGCGATCCAGTCAATCCGTTGGCTCCGGTGATCGGTTCGGACCAGAGCATGCAGCTCTGGAATCGGCCCGCCCCGGTTAACCGGCCTGCTGCGGCACGAACCGCTCTGGGATATCCAGCCCCCGCGCCGCCGCGACACTCGGGGACATCGCTCGGCAGGCCGTTGCCCAAACGGGTCCAACGGGTCCGCGAACCGGCGACACCTAAACCGTCTGCCACCTTCGTTCCAGCAGCTGTGCGACTATCGATCGCTCTCAACGGGCCCACGCCTCCTGAAGACGAAACGCCTTCTCCCAGCGACCGGTTGCCCGATTCGGTGCTGACGCAAGACAGTGCATCGCAGCCGCAGGAAGTGGCTCCGTCGCAGCCTGCGGAAGACGAACAACCGGCGACCGATGACGCGTCCGCGACCGATCCGCTCGAACCGCCGCCGCTTGTCGACCTGCCGGCGATCCAGCTGCAGCCGGCGGAAAACGCCGACGCTTCGCAGCAACCGCTGCCGGATCCGCCAGCGACCTCATCGCCCGATGTCGATGAGGTTCCAAGCATCATCCACACCCAGCGTCTGCCGAAGGTGCAAAAGCCTCAACCGCAGCGTCTGCCCCACATCATCGGTGAATCGCAGGGATCGGGGCCAAGTCTCTACGACGCGTTTCGGCTGCCCAATTTGGACAACCAGCCCCACGAACCGTTGCAAGTCGCTCCCCTGCCCCCTCGGTCCGATCCGCGGCTCGACAGCGAGATCACCGGGATCGCGATCCCCGATGTACCGCCAATGCGACGCGAGACGATCGATCCGCCCCGCCCCGACGCGGTGGCCGAAGATCTGCCGCCCCCAGCGGCAACTCCGTCGCAACCGCTGCCTCAGTTTGAAGCGCTTTTGGAGAGTATCACCGAGACGCCTGCCGCGGACCCGCAGCCGGCCGCTCCAATCGAAGCGATCGCTCCGCCGCGCACCGCGTCACCACAACCGGAGGGAGCCAGCGTCGTTGTCGATCGCGTCGATCCCCAGCCGTCGCTGCAACGCGATGGCAAGTGGTGGGATGATGAAATTCGCAAACCTTTGTTGCGGTTCGATCGCTCTCAAGCGATGACGCTGGAAGATGCGTACCGCGCGGCGCTGCGGTTTTCACCCGAGCTGCTGTCGTTGACCGCGGAAGTCGACAGCCGCGGTTACGAGGTCGCTCGCCTGGACGCCGGATTCGACTGGACGGTGTTTGTCGAATCGATCTGGGCTCATGAAGACGATCCCGTGGGGGACGCGTTGGCCGGTGCTGCTGGCCGTTTGGAAGCCAACGATTACGGCACCCGCTTCGGCGGCCGCCAGCGAAATCGACTTGGCGGCGATCTCGAAATCGCGCACCGCACAGGTTTCCGCGATTCGAACTCCAGCTTCTTCACCCCACCGGATCAAGCTAATCAACGCTTGTCGATCGATTACACACAACCGTTGTTGCGCGGTGCGGGTTACCAAGTGAATACCAGTCCGGTCGAACTGTCGAAGTTCGCCCATCAAGTTTCCGTCGAAGATCTGCAGGCCGGGATCGAGCAGCAGTTACAGGTGGTCGCCGTGGCGTATTGGAATCTGGTTGGCGTCCGCGGCCGGTTTGTCCAAACCCGAGCATCGTGGCACCGCGCCGACAAACTGTTGAAGATCGTCGAGAAGCGTCAGCAAATCGATGCTGGCAAGGACAATATGAACCGCATCCGCAGCGCCGTTGCATCGCGTTACGCAGCGACGGTGTCGGCCGAATACGATGTGGTGCGGGCTCAAGAAGCCTTGCTCCGCGAAATCTTTGGTTCGAACTACGCTCAACAGCAAGGCTTTGAATTTGTCACCACGACGCTGCCGCCCGAAACGGGTGAAGCCAGCGACGTGCAGCACGATGTCGAAGTCGGGTTGGCCTATCGCCCCGAGGTGCGGCGGGCGTTGAAGCAGATTCAATCGGCGGCGATCGAAAACAACGTCGCCGACAACGAGTTGCTGCCGGTTCTGAACCTCGTGCTGTCGACCTATTCGGCATCGCTCCGCGGCAACAAGCAATTCGGCGACGCGTTCCGCGATCAGTTCGTCGATTCCAATCCAGGGATCAGCGGCGGGCTGACGTTTGAAGTCCCCGTTTACAACCGCGCCGCGAACGCTCGCCAGCGTCAAACGGTAGCCAATCTAAAACGCTTCGAAGCCGATCTGCAGGGCGTGGCGGCCGATATCGCTTTGGAAGTTCGCGACCGCTGGCTGGCGACAGCCCAAGCCGCCACCGATCTCGACCTCAAAGGACGCGCTCTCGTCTCGGCTCACGAAGATCTCAACTACGTCAACGCTCGGATGCGTTACCTCGCCGACGGTACCAGCTTTACCGATCTCTACCTGGACAACATCCTCCGCGCTCAGGATCGTCTGCAGGCGTCGGAGAATTCTCTGCTGCAATCGCAAATCAATTACGGCGTCGCCCAAATCGATCTCGGCCGCGCGACCGGAACGCTGCGGCAATCGTTGATGGGGCCGCCGAATGTCGCTTCATTTGCCGAGCCGCAGTTGGTTCACTGA